The proteins below come from a single Methanothrix thermoacetophila PT genomic window:
- a CDS encoding hydantoinase/oxoprolinase family protein: protein MFVGIDVGGTTTNAALVDGNKVVKTAIGPTDHQEILGSLLRTMDRLIEGVDVERIERVVLSTTLITNLIAEGKADKVGLVLIPGPGVNPRDYRFRTEPVILDGAIDYRGREIAPLRDDQIRAAAQSLADQGYRKVAVVGKFCQRNHEHETHVREIFSKVAPAIEVEMGHRVSGQLNFPRRAATTMLTLATRDHYRRFAEQAERAMRDRGIRAPIYILKADGGTLPLDKSLDKPVETIFSGPAASVMGVMALTPKGQTSVVVDIGGTTTDLALILSGKPLLSSKGAKIEDMLTHVRAFAVRSIGIGGDSVVRVSDGKITVGPDRAGPAFALGGPEPTPTDALMVLGHTNLGDVALARKGIGIIAKILRCSTEDAARMIVDTVVERIVDTVNMMFLEWEQEPAYRIWELLQRTKARPQNVVGVGGASPPLVPLVAKRLNANAIIPEHAPVANAIGAAVARPTMTLSLRIDTERGMYTVEEDGTLGEAKGRNLSLEGAQEMARRLLRERAERFGIHEYADEAEVVDSEIFNMVRGWSTVGKLIDVRMEIPAGIITSWRRDHGS from the coding sequence ATGTTTGTAGGAATAGACGTCGGTGGAACAACAACCAACGCGGCGCTGGTGGACGGCAATAAAGTTGTTAAGACCGCCATCGGCCCGACAGACCATCAGGAGATCCTCGGCAGCCTGCTCAGAACAATGGACAGGCTCATCGAGGGTGTTGACGTTGAGAGGATCGAGAGGGTGGTGCTCAGCACCACGCTGATCACAAACCTCATCGCGGAAGGAAAGGCGGATAAGGTCGGCCTGGTTCTGATACCCGGTCCCGGAGTCAATCCACGGGACTACAGGTTCAGGACAGAGCCTGTGATACTGGATGGTGCGATCGACTACAGGGGAAGAGAGATCGCGCCACTCAGGGACGATCAGATAAGAGCGGCTGCGCAGAGCCTCGCCGACCAGGGGTACAGAAAAGTCGCAGTCGTGGGAAAGTTCTGCCAGAGGAATCATGAGCATGAGACGCACGTCAGGGAGATATTCTCGAAGGTCGCTCCCGCGATCGAGGTCGAGATGGGACACAGGGTCTCAGGCCAGCTGAACTTCCCGCGGAGGGCTGCCACGACAATGCTGACCCTCGCGACCCGCGACCACTACAGGCGGTTCGCGGAGCAGGCAGAGCGCGCCATGCGGGATCGCGGAATAAGAGCTCCGATATACATTCTTAAAGCGGATGGCGGAACGCTCCCGCTTGACAAATCTCTGGATAAGCCTGTTGAGACGATATTCTCGGGACCGGCTGCAAGCGTCATGGGAGTGATGGCCCTGACCCCCAAGGGGCAGACATCAGTTGTAGTGGATATAGGAGGAACAACAACAGATCTCGCTCTGATTCTCTCCGGAAAACCCCTACTCTCATCGAAGGGCGCGAAGATAGAGGACATGCTGACGCATGTAAGAGCTTTCGCTGTGCGCTCCATAGGGATCGGCGGGGACAGCGTCGTCAGAGTGTCTGATGGAAAGATCACTGTGGGTCCGGATCGAGCAGGGCCTGCATTCGCGCTCGGCGGGCCGGAGCCGACGCCAACCGATGCTCTCATGGTTCTCGGTCACACGAACCTTGGGGACGTGGCCCTTGCTAGGAAGGGCATTGGCATAATAGCGAAGATCCTCAGATGCAGCACCGAGGATGCGGCCAGAATGATAGTTGATACTGTTGTGGAGAGGATAGTTGATACCGTGAACATGATGTTTCTCGAGTGGGAGCAGGAGCCAGCGTACAGGATCTGGGAGCTGCTTCAGAGGACGAAGGCCAGACCGCAGAATGTCGTCGGGGTTGGTGGAGCTTCGCCGCCGCTGGTGCCGCTGGTCGCGAAGAGGCTCAATGCGAATGCCATCATCCCGGAGCACGCACCCGTGGCAAACGCTATAGGCGCCGCGGTCGCCAGGCCCACGATGACTTTGAGCCTCAGGATAGATACCGAGAGGGGCATGTACACGGTCGAGGAGGATGGCACGCTCGGCGAGGCGAAGGGGAGGAACCTCAGCCTCGAGGGAGCGCAGGAGATGGCGAGACGGCTCCTGAGGGAGAGGGCCGAGCGCTTCGGAATCCACGAGTATGCTGACGAGGCCGAGGTGGTGGACAGTGAGATCTTCAATATGGTCAGGGGTTGGTCGACTGTTGGGAAGCTTATCGATGTCAGGATGGAGATCCCAGCAGGAATCATCACATCATGGAGGAGAGATCATGGCAGCTGA
- a CDS encoding histone deacetylase family protein yields MTERSVEPPVRPARTSSVRKTGLIFFPAFDWAISPTHPEREERLLYTRDQIFEEGLMDFPEIVEYRPRLAELKDVARVHFCVPDVQSQVTEAHLIAAGSTLVLADALMNGEIRNGFALVRPPGHHSMRVVHGNRGFCNINNEAIMVEYIRRKYGVRRIAIVDTDVHHGDGTQDIFWHDPDVLFISFHQDGRTLYPGSGFTNEMGGPLALGRTLNVPLPPGTTDEGILYVLENLVLPVLDEFDPQLVFNSAGQDNHYTDPLANMRFTAQGYAKLNEVLAPDMAVLEGGYAIESALPYVNTGIIQAMAGLDYSNVKEPDYVPDRFVLTSDMRRSIEATVNHLLTIWESRDDLVAKARQEHGRFYSRRKRIFYDTDMITEGQEETLRMCTDCPGYLTISTQAARGYGRLNTAFCVSVPLFACRSCIEDAREEYEEHKSEMKYDYVYLQDRPSDKFRAYCTRTRNEIVL; encoded by the coding sequence ATGACTGAGAGGAGTGTCGAACCTCCCGTGAGGCCTGCCAGGACCTCTTCTGTGAGAAAGACCGGCCTGATATTCTTCCCGGCATTCGACTGGGCCATATCCCCCACCCATCCGGAAAGGGAGGAGAGGCTTCTCTACACAAGAGACCAGATCTTTGAAGAGGGACTTATGGACTTCCCGGAGATCGTCGAGTACAGGCCACGCCTGGCGGAGCTGAAGGATGTTGCCAGGGTCCACTTCTGCGTTCCAGATGTCCAGTCGCAGGTGACCGAGGCGCACCTGATAGCAGCAGGCAGCACTCTGGTCCTCGCAGATGCTCTGATGAATGGAGAGATAAGAAATGGCTTCGCTCTCGTGCGCCCTCCCGGCCACCACTCGATGAGGGTGGTCCATGGGAACAGAGGCTTCTGCAACATCAACAACGAGGCCATAATGGTCGAGTACATACGCAGGAAGTACGGCGTGAGGCGCATCGCCATAGTCGACACAGATGTGCATCATGGAGACGGCACGCAGGACATATTCTGGCACGATCCGGATGTGCTCTTCATAAGCTTCCATCAGGATGGCAGGACGCTCTACCCCGGCTCGGGATTCACCAACGAGATGGGCGGGCCGCTCGCTTTGGGACGAACACTGAACGTGCCGCTGCCTCCTGGTACGACAGATGAGGGGATACTGTACGTGCTGGAGAATCTTGTACTCCCTGTGCTGGATGAGTTCGATCCGCAGCTCGTCTTCAACTCAGCAGGCCAGGACAACCACTACACAGATCCTCTAGCCAACATGAGGTTCACAGCTCAGGGCTATGCCAAGCTGAACGAGGTGCTCGCCCCGGATATGGCGGTGCTCGAGGGCGGCTACGCCATTGAGAGCGCACTGCCCTACGTCAACACCGGAATCATCCAGGCGATGGCAGGACTCGATTACTCAAACGTGAAAGAGCCGGACTATGTTCCGGACAGGTTTGTCCTGACGTCTGATATGAGGAGATCGATAGAGGCAACTGTGAACCATCTCCTCACAATCTGGGAGAGCAGGGACGATCTCGTGGCCAAGGCGAGGCAGGAGCACGGCAGGTTTTATTCCCGGAGGAAGAGGATATTCTACGATACAGACATGATAACCGAGGGTCAGGAGGAGACGTTGAGGATGTGCACGGATTGCCCTGGCTACCTCACGATCTCCACACAGGCTGCCAGGGGATACGGCCGGCTTAACACAGCCTTCTGCGTCTCCGTACCGCTCTTCGCATGCAGGAGCTGCATCGAGGATGCGCGGGAGGAGTATGAGGAGCACAAATCCGAGATGAAATATGACTATGTGTACCTCCAGGACAGGCCATCTGATAAATTCAGGGCGTACTGCACCAGAACCAGAAACGAGATCGTTCTGTGA
- a CDS encoding AIR synthase-related protein translates to MEVSGRGVVARAHRMDLEGYAKLGLRRNDPNIRNKLADHIVEIKGMSRERAVALAGAVLQEARATLNPRGDVFELHNSGVSMGEFGVGSRGLGDFYMHTKIAEVIGRTGAVVDSSQLDDSGVVKAGDKYLIVTVDGMHSRLSDYPFLAGFHVTRAALRDILVMGARPVALFSDIHLADDGDVAKVLDHIAGIATVGELVNVPLITGSTLRIGGDMVIGDRLTGCVGAVGIAERITPRKDAAPGDVIIMTEGAGGGTICAAALYYGMHDVVEETLNIKFLEAAGALIDEGPEIHAMTDVTNGGIRGDAKEISHTAGVKMVFFEERMRSLVNHRVLEMLERLEIDYLGVSIDALLIIAPEREADVILGVIEKAGVAADIIGRVERGSGVELHTKEGIKDFSPRFRESAYTPIKKFVGEEATRDFEEMRALVDAAAERAIEKKKRFVEMIRSRQSGRAA, encoded by the coding sequence ATGGAGGTGAGCGGGCGCGGGGTCGTGGCCCGCGCCCATCGTATGGATCTTGAGGGCTATGCCAAGCTTGGGCTGAGGAGAAACGACCCGAATATCAGGAATAAGCTCGCAGATCACATCGTCGAGATCAAGGGCATGAGCAGGGAGAGGGCTGTGGCACTGGCAGGAGCCGTGCTCCAGGAGGCCAGAGCAACGCTCAACCCCAGAGGGGATGTCTTCGAGCTGCACAACTCCGGCGTGAGCATGGGCGAGTTCGGGGTCGGCTCGCGCGGCCTGGGTGACTTCTACATGCACACGAAGATTGCAGAGGTCATAGGAAGGACAGGTGCAGTTGTGGACTCCTCACAGCTGGATGATTCGGGCGTGGTGAAGGCAGGCGACAAGTATCTTATTGTCACTGTTGATGGAATGCACTCCAGGCTTAGCGACTATCCGTTTCTCGCCGGATTCCATGTGACGAGGGCAGCGTTGCGCGATATCCTGGTAATGGGCGCGAGGCCTGTCGCGCTATTCTCAGATATACACCTCGCAGACGATGGCGATGTCGCAAAGGTGCTCGACCACATAGCCGGAATCGCCACTGTCGGAGAGCTTGTGAACGTCCCGCTGATCACTGGCAGCACGCTCAGGATTGGAGGGGACATGGTCATAGGCGACAGGCTCACGGGCTGTGTGGGCGCGGTTGGCATCGCAGAGAGAATCACTCCAAGAAAGGATGCAGCTCCTGGGGACGTCATAATCATGACAGAGGGTGCTGGTGGAGGGACGATCTGCGCTGCTGCTCTCTACTACGGGATGCATGACGTTGTGGAGGAGACGTTGAACATAAAGTTCCTGGAGGCAGCTGGCGCGCTGATCGATGAGGGCCCTGAGATACATGCGATGACCGATGTGACAAACGGCGGTATACGCGGGGATGCAAAGGAGATCTCCCACACTGCAGGAGTTAAGATGGTCTTCTTCGAGGAGCGGATGAGATCTCTGGTCAACCATAGAGTTCTGGAGATGCTTGAGAGGCTTGAGATCGACTATCTCGGGGTATCGATAGACGCTCTCCTCATAATCGCCCCGGAGAGAGAGGCCGATGTGATACTGGGTGTCATAGAAAAAGCGGGTGTCGCTGCTGATATCATCGGCAGAGTCGAGCGGGGCTCTGGCGTGGAGCTCCATACGAAAGAGGGGATTAAAGACTTCTCGCCGAGGTTCAGGGAGTCAGCGTACACCCCCATAAAGAAGTTTGTCGGCGAGGAGGCGACGAGGGACTTCGAGGAGATGCGCGCGCTCGTGGATGCGGCTGCAGAGCGCGCGATCGAGAAGAAAAAGCGGTTCGTGGAGATGATCAGATCGAGGCAATCGGGCCGAGCAGCCTGA